One stretch of Mycolicibacterium fallax DNA includes these proteins:
- the rsmG gene encoding 16S rRNA (guanine(527)-N(7))-methyltransferase RsmG encodes MFHVKHDAPDAAATLFGGRLELAERYVELLGTAGVERGLIGPREADRLWERHVLNSAVVAELIAEDERVADIGSGAGLPGIPLAIARPDLRVVLIEPLARRTSFLEEVVAELGLSAEVVRGRAPEAGAGLEPFDSVTSRAVAALDKLCAWSLPLLRVGGRMLAMKGERAGLELEEQRAAMTALGAVDLAVHQCGGELLDPPATVVVARRSGRSPVGKRQSRGTARRQR; translated from the coding sequence ATGTTTCACGTGAAACACGACGCACCGGACGCGGCGGCGACGCTATTTGGGGGCCGGTTGGAGCTGGCCGAGCGCTATGTCGAGCTGCTGGGGACCGCCGGTGTGGAACGCGGGCTGATCGGCCCGCGGGAGGCGGACCGGCTCTGGGAACGCCATGTGCTCAACAGCGCCGTCGTGGCAGAGTTGATCGCCGAGGACGAGCGGGTCGCCGACATCGGCAGCGGCGCCGGTCTGCCCGGAATCCCGCTGGCGATCGCGCGCCCGGATCTGCGGGTGGTGCTGATCGAACCGTTGGCCCGGCGAACCTCCTTCCTGGAGGAGGTTGTTGCCGAACTCGGCCTGAGCGCCGAGGTCGTCCGCGGCCGGGCCCCGGAGGCGGGTGCCGGTCTGGAGCCTTTCGATTCGGTGACGTCGCGCGCGGTGGCGGCGCTGGATAAACTCTGTGCGTGGTCGCTGCCACTGCTGCGGGTGGGCGGCCGGATGCTGGCCATGAAGGGGGAGCGGGCCGGCCTGGAGCTGGAAGAGCAGCGGGCGGCGATGACCGCGCTCGGCGCGGTCGATCTGGCAGTGCATCAATGTGGTGGGGAACTTCTTGATCCGCCGGCAACCGTGGTGGTTGCGCGGCGTTCCGGCCGGAGTCCGGTTGGTAAACGGCAGTCCCGAGGGACGGCGAGGAGACAACGATGA
- a CDS encoding Jag family protein encodes MEDGGVDDAAETAEDSGSDPEDRLVAEGEIAGDYLEELLDLLDFDGDIDLDVEGSRAVVSIDGGEDLGKLVGRKGEVLDALQELTRLAVHQKTGERSRLMLDIAGWRRRRREELAALGDKLARRVLETGERERLAPMTPFERKIVHDAVAVVDGVHSESEGVEPARRVVILVD; translated from the coding sequence ATGGAAGACGGCGGGGTGGACGACGCCGCGGAGACGGCCGAGGATTCCGGGAGCGATCCCGAGGATCGTCTGGTCGCCGAGGGTGAGATCGCCGGGGACTACCTGGAGGAGCTGCTGGACCTGCTGGACTTCGACGGCGACATCGATCTGGACGTCGAGGGCAGCCGCGCCGTCGTCAGCATCGACGGCGGCGAGGACTTGGGCAAGCTGGTGGGCCGCAAGGGTGAGGTGCTCGACGCCCTGCAGGAGCTCACCCGGCTGGCGGTGCATCAGAAGACCGGTGAGCGCAGTCGGCTGATGCTCGACATCGCCGGGTGGCGCCGTCGTCGGCGTGAGGAGCTGGCGGCGCTGGGCGATAAGCTGGCGCGTCGGGTGCTGGAAACCGGCGAGCGTGAGCGGCTCGCTCCGATGACGCCGTTCGAGCGGAAGATCGTTCACGACGCGGTCGCCGTCGTTGACGGGGTGCACAGCGAGAGCGAGGGCGTTGAGCCGGCACGACGGGTCGTCATCCTCGTCGACTGA